CGTCTTCTCCGCCTCGACCGTTGCGACCTTGTCCGCCGGCGTGGCATCGGCAATCACGGCATCAAGATCAAGCGAAGCGGAGATCTTCTCCGCCGCCGAGCCATCGTCGCCGGTGAGCATGACTATCCGGGCCACACCGCCCGAACGCAGTCCGCAGAGGGTGTCGCGCGCATCCTCTCGTATCGCATCGCCAAAAGTGAAAATGCCGGCAAGCTCGCCATCGAGCGCCAGAAACGCCCTGAGCACTTGCGCGTCGCGGTGCCGTTCCTCTCCACTTTCCGCCCATCTGGGCAGTGGTTCGTCCCCAAGGACGAGCGACCTCGACCCTGCCGCGATCGACATCAGATCAACCCGCCCCCTCAAGCCTTCTCCGCGATGTTCACGAACGTCACGGGGTTGGGACAGCGCCAGGTTTCCACGGCGAGCGATGCGGACAATCGAATCCGCAAGGACATGATGCGAAGCCTGTTCCAGCGAAGCCAGCAGCCGCAGCAATTCTGCGGCATCCTGGCCCGGGGCGACATCGATCTCGATCAGCTCGGCGCCGCCGAGCGTCAAGGTGCCGGTCTTGTCGAAGATTGCGGTGCGTATCTGGGCGAGCGCCTCCAGCGCCGTGCTGCCCTTCATCAGAATGCCGGCGCGGGCGGCGCGAGACACGCCGCCTATGAATGCAACGGGCGCCGCGAGGATCAGCGGACAGGGCGTTGCGACCACCAGAACGGCGAGAGCGCGGATCGGATCATCCGAAAGACGCCAGGCGAAGCCGGCGACCAGCAGCGTGACCGGAAGGAGCAGCAGGGCAAAGCGATCGGCAAGGCGTATGAACGGCGCCTTGGCGGTTTGCGCGGCAGCGACCATGCGCACGATAGCGGCGTAGGTGCTCCTGTCGGCGATAGCCGAGGCTCGCATGACGAAGGCCTCGCCGGCATTGACGGTGCCGCTGCGCAACGTGTCGCCAGCGCTTCGCCGGCCCGGCAGGGGCTCTCCGGTCACGGTCGACTCATCGAGCCGGGCCGAAGCGTCGATCAGGATGCCGTCGACAGGCAGCAGTTCGCCGGCGCGAACCAAAAGCTCGTCGCCGACAGCGACCTGATCGATCGGAACGGTCTCGGTGCCGCGTGCGGATTTTCGATGCGCCACACGTGGCGCCCTATCGGTCAGAGCCTTCAGATTTCGCTCAGCTCGCCCGCGCGCCAGATCTTCGAGCACCGTGCCGCCGGCATACATGATTGCGATGACGATTGCCGCCAAAGGCTGCCCAAGCAGCAGTGCCGCCGACATCGAAACGAGCGCGATCGCATCGACGCCGATCCGGCCGATCCAAAAATCCCGCAGGATGGAAATGGCAAGCGTCACGACAACGGGCAGGGTTGCCGCCGTCCAGATCGCATCATGCGGGACGAAGTCGAAGCCGCTTCGCCACACGCCCAGCCCAACCGCCAGTCCGAGAACGGCGATCATCAGCAGCGCCCGCCGCAGCACGGACTCGTTCATGGCGGCGGCCATCAAAGCTCGCCGATCATTTCCTGCAGCAACAGCCGAACATCCCTTGCCGTCGCGGCAAGCTGGGGGTTGTCGATGGCCCCCATCGCCGCCATCGGATCGATGGCCGCTACCTCGACCCGACCGGGGGCGGTCTCGGTCACGATCACGTTGCAGGGCAGCATGGCGCCGATCTTGTCCTCGGCCTGCAGCGCGCGCCAGGCGAAATGCGGATTGCAGGCGCCGAGGATCATGTATGGCTTGAAGTCCACGCCCAGCTTGACCTTCATCGTGTGCTGGACATCGATCCTCGTCAGGATGCCAAAGCCCTTGCCGGCAAGCTTCTTGGTTACGTGTTCGATCGCCGCCACGAACGGCATCTCGAGGCTTTTGCCGAGATAGTAGCTCATCGGATTCTCCTTCGACGGACCCGCGCCAGAAGCGAGAGATTGCGAGTGGCGTTCCGTCAGCTAACCGCGACAGATCGGGTGGAGCTTTGATCCAGCGCAATGAATGCCCGACGTCTTTGGTGAATGTGGCGGCAAGGAGTTTCCGGGATGACCATCCGAAATCTTGAATATGCCGTCTCGCCGAAATCCGTCGCCGTCGTCGGCGCTACCGAGCGCGCCGGCTCGGTCGGCCGCGTCGTCTTTTCCAATATCGTCAGCGGCGGCTTCGAGGGAGAGATCTGGCCGCTCAATCCCAAACATGCACAGGTGGCCGGTCATCGCTGCTATGCGAAGGTCGCCGATCTTCCTGGCATTCCCGATCTGGCCGTCATCGTGACCCCTCCCGACACCGTTCCAGGCATGGTGCGCGAGCTGGCCGAGAAGGGAACACGCGCGGCCGTCGTCATCACCGCCGGGCTCAATCGCGAGAACGGTCTGCGCCAGGCGATGCTCGACGCGACCAAACCCTCGCTCATGCGCATCATCGGGCCGAACACGGTCGGGCTGATGATCCCTCCGGCCAAGCTGAACGCCAGTTTCGCCCACATGGCGGCCAGGTCCGGGAACATTGCCCTGGTTTCGCAATCCGGCGCGATCGCCACGTCGCTGATCGATTGGGCAGCCGAAAACAATGTCGGCTTTTCCCGGATCATCTCCCTCGGCGACATGGCCGACGTCGACGTCGGCGACTGCCTCGACATGCTGGCGGGCGATTTTCACACGCGCGCCATCGTGATGTATCTCGAAACGATACCCAATCCACGCAAGTTCATGTCGGCCGCGCGGGCGGCGGCGCGCCTCAAGCCGGTCATCGCCATCAAGCCCGGCCGGCACGAGCAGGCGGCCAGGGCGGCCGCGACACATACCGGCGCGCTTTCCGGCGCCGACAGGGTCGTCGACGCCGCCTTGCGCAGGGCAGGGGTGCTGCGCGTGAACGACCTTGCCGAATTGTTCGACGCCGCCGAAACGGTCGCGCGCTATTCTCCGCTCGAGCGAGCGCGGGTCGGTATCGTCACCAATGGCGGCGGCGCCGGCGTTCTTGCGGTCGACAAGCTGGTCGGACGCGGAGGTGAGCTGGCCACGCTTTCGCCGTCTACGATCGAGAGGCTGAACCGCATGCTGCCGCCGACCTGGTCGCATGCAAACCCGATCGATATCGTCGGTGACGCGGCGCCGGAGCGCTATGGCGCGGCACTCGAAGCCTTGGCGGCAGATCCCGAAACGGACGTCATCATGGTCATGAACTGCCCGACCGGGCTCGGCTCATCGCCCGACGCCGCCAGAAAGGTGGCCGAGCTTGGCGACGAGGGCGAGGTCGGAGGAAAACCGCTGCTGGCGTGCTGGCTCGGCGAGCATACCGCGCGGCAGGGCCGGGACATACTGACGGAGGCCGGCATCGCGAGCTTCGAAACGCCGGAGGATACGGCGATCGCGGCGTCCTATCTCAGCGAATGGTCGCGGGCCCAGCGAGCGCTCCTGCGTACGCCCTCGAGCCAGGACGAAGGCCAAGTCGCCGGCAAGGCGTCGGTGCATGCCATCTTCCGGCAGGTGGCAAGCGAGGGGCGGCGCATGCTGACGGAGCCGGAAGCAAAAGCGGCGATAGCCGCTTACGGCATTCCCGTGCCGCGAACCATCGTCGCCGGATCCGTCCCGGAAGCGGCGCAGGCGGCCGGCCAGCTTCTCGAAAGCTCCGCAAGCGTGGTCGTCAAATTGTTGTCGAAGGCGGTTTCACACAAATCCGATGTCGGCGGCGTGGTCCTCGACATCACGAGCGCCGCGGAGGCTGGTGAGGCCGCGCGGTCGATCGAGATACGCCTGAGCGCGCAGGCGCCAGGGACGAAGGCGGACGGCTACACCGTGCAAACCATGGTCGTGCGCAAACATGCACAGGAGCTCATTCTAGGCATGAACCTGGACCCGATGTTCGGCCCGATCATTCTGTTCGGCGCCGGCGGCACGGCGGTCGAGGTTCTCAACGACACCGCGATCGCGCTTCCGCCGCTCGACGACGTTCTGGCCGGAGACGTGATCGACGCAACGCGAATAGGCCGCCTGCTTGCCGGCTATCGCGACCGGAAGCCAGCCGATCGAGCCGCGATCATCGCCGCGCTGAACGGTTTGTCGCAAATGATCGTCGACTTCCCTTGCCTGGTTTCCCTCGACATCAACCCGTTGCTGGCCGACAGCGAAGGCGTGATCGCGCTCGATGCCCGCATCGAAATCGATCCGCGACGGATGGATGAACCAGCGCCGAATCCGGCCCTTGCCATAAGGCCCTATCCGTCGGGATGGAGCCGCGACCTGCTATCGGACGGCATGTCTTTCCACGTCCGGCCAATCATGCCGGCGGACGTCGCGCTTTATCCGGCGTTCCTGGCGAAGATTTCCCCTGACGACCTGCGGCTGCGCTTCCTCTCGCCGCGCAGGAATTTCCCGGACCAGATGCTGAAACGGCTGACGCAGCTCGACTATGATCGCGACATCGCCTTCGTCGCGCTCGAGAAGGACACGGGCGCGCTGGCCGGTGTCGGCAGGCTTTCCTGCGACCCGGATCACAGGACCGGCGAATATGCGCTGCTCGTGCGATCGGATCTGCAGGGGCATGGCTTGGGATGGGACCTGCTGAAACAGGTCATTGACTATGCGAAGGCCGAAGGCGTCAGCCGGATCGAGGGCATGATCCTCAACGAAAATCGCAAGATGCTGACAATGTGCCGGGAGTTTGGCTTCTCGCTTGCGCATCACCCCAGCGAGGCCGGCCTGTCGGTGGCGACGCTGGAGCTCGGTTAAGCCGCCGGTCAGCTCTATGATCCCGTCTTCCTGAGGCTGACTGGAGATGAAGGAGCGCCCTCGACGAAGGCCGCCACCTCGGCGGTGATTTCGGCTATCTTGCGGTCTGCCTCGATCTTGCGCCATGTCAACGGACCGGCGTCGCGCTGCAATTGCCGCGACAGGATGTCGACCGTGGCATCGGAGGGGCCGCCCTTGCGCTCGCTGACCCGATGCCAAAGCACCGCCGGATCGGCCGACAGCCAAAATCCCGCAAACGGGGCATTTGCCTCGCTCGCGGCGCGTTCGATCCTGTCGCGATCCTCCGGCTTGTCGAAAACGGCGTCGGCGACAACGGAGCCGCCTTCGACAAGGATCAGCTCCGCGCGCCAGCCGATCTGGCGATAGACGCGTTCCGACACGCCTGGACGGTAGGCCTTGTCCGGCAGCCTCGTTTCAGCGGCCACGCCGTGCATGGCCTTGCGGATGCGGTCGCTCTCGACAATCCGTGCGCCGGGCGGCGCACCGATGTGGGCGGCGAGCGCTTCGGCGACCGTGGTCTTGCCGGAGCCGCTCAAACCGCCGATCGCGACGAGCCGAGGCGGCGCCTCGGCGAGCAGGGCTCGGGCGAGCTCGAAGTAGGACCGCGCTTCGGCAGTGAGCTTTGCTGAATCCGAACTGCCTTCCTCGACTTGCGTTGCCGTGACATGCGCGCGCACCGCGGCCCGCACCGCCATGAAGAACGGCAGGAGGATGAAACCGTCTTCGTCGTCGGCGTCATCGAGATAGCGATTCATCACCAGATTGGCGAATTGCGGAAAGCCGCGGTGCCACAGGTCCATCAACAGGAATGCCAAGTCGTAGAGCACGTCGACAGTAGCGATCCGGTCGTTGAACTCGATGCAATCGAACAAGCGCGGCTCGCCCTCGAAGAGGCAGATGTTGCGCAGATGCAGGTCGCCGTGGCAGCGGCGGACGCGGCCCGCCGTCTCGCGCCGGTCAAGCAGGCCGGCATGACGGGCGAGGGCGGTGCGGAACGCGGCGTCGAGCGTTTCGATCTCCCTTCCGTCAAAGACGTGGCTTGTTGCAAATCCGGCCGAATTGATATCGAGCACGCCGCCGATATTCGCCGACCCGCTGCCGGCATGGATTTCCTCGGCGCTGCGGTGGTACCGCGCGATCATGCGTGCGACGTTCGTCATCAGGGCTGGTGTCAGCTCGCCCGCGCCGGCCATGCGATCCAGAAGCTTCGACTGATCGAAGCGAACCATTTCGATGACGGCGTCGACCAGGTCACCCGGCCCATCCAGGGCAAGCCGGTCTCCTTCGCGCGTGATGCGGTGGACACCGAGATAAAGGCCCGGCGCCGTCCGGGAGTTCAACTCCACTTCCTTTTCGCACGCGGCGAGCCGCAGCTCCGGCGTCGAAAAATCGACATAAGGCAACTCGACCGCCCGCTTCAGCTTGAAAGCGCGGCGCGCGACGAGAAATATCCGGGAAATATGGGTCTCGATCGCCTCGACGGGGCCAACCTCGCCATAGGCGGCAGGATCCTTCAACATCTCGACCACGACGTCCTGGTTCTCAGCGATCATAGCCTGTGCGCCCTTGGTCCTGGTTGCATCATCGTCCAGTCTCGCCGACTGAAGCCTAACGAGGCTCATTGGCGTTGAAGCGTCTGGACGTAACCGGCGAGGTTATGGATGCGTTCCGTGGTGACGGCCTCCCCACCGTAGGGGCCGTAGCGCTTCACGTCGTCAGGCAGGAACTGATTGCCCCAGACCGGCATGTCGCGCTCGCCGTGCTCCGGCACGAGGCCGCGGCCGTCGATCGTCGAGTAGACCCGCCAATAGGGAAATTCCCCACCATTGCGCCTTGTCAGCGTCGTCAGATCCGCTGGGCGCTTCCGCAATACGTCGGCCATAGGTCCGTCGCCTTTGCCGTCCACGCCGTGGCAGACGGCGCAGGAGTTCAGATATTCCTGCTCGCCATTGCTCATCTCCTGTGCCGCCGCGGCGCTCAGCGTCAGCGCCAAGAGACCCATCGTCGTCCAGAATCGCATCGATCCGCCTCCTGCCATCGATGTCAGGCTAAAGCGTGTGACGCGCGCGCACGTTGACCGGGATCAATTCGGCGAAGGGATCGGTTTGATTCAGCGCAAGGAAGGAGGCCGACCGGGCCGCTACGGCTACCTCCTCTGTGAACCTTTGTCGAACAAGGAGTCGCCGCCATGCCATTCAAGACTTTGCTCACCGTCACGGGGCCGGATCATGGGGACGGCGATGTGAGGCTCGCCGCCGGTCTCTGCGAGGAAATCAACGCACATCTCTCCGTGCTGGTCCTGGTCATGGCCGCGCCTCCCTCGGGCGGAGAATACGCAGCGGTGGTCTCGCCGGCGTGGCTCGCAGAGCGCGAAGCCGAAATGGAAACGCTGGAGAGGCGCAGCTCCGCGGTCTCCAAAATGCTGTTGGAAAGCCTCGTATCGGCTGACCTGAGCAGCGATTACCCGGAGCAGTCCTGGGCGGATGAAGTCATCGGTCGGCGCGCCCGTTACGCCGATTTGACCGTTGTCGGGCCAGAAATGCTCGCAGGCCACTTGCTCAAGGAGAAGGTCATCGCAGGCGGACTGTTCTCGTCAGGAAGGCCTGTCCTGCTGGTCCCCGAGGCAGCGCGAGCGACGTTGAAACCGAAACGCGTCCTTGTCGCGTGGGACGCCAGCCTGGAAGCGTCGCGGGCCGTGCGGGAATCGCTCGACATCCTGGCACGGGCCGATGAGGTGCGCATCGCCATGATCGACCCGGTCGAGGACGAACGGCACCACGGAGCGGAACCCGGGGCGGACGTGGCAGCCTATCTCGCCCGCCACGGCGTGAAGGTTACGGTCGACCGTCTGCCGAGTTCGAACCATTCGATCGCCGGTGTCCTTCGCCAGCACGCGGTCGACACCGGCGCCGAGCTCATGGTCATGGGAGCCTACGGCCATTCCCGCCTGCGCGAGCGGATCTTTGGCGGCGTGACCAAGTCGATGATCGAGGAACCGTGACTGCCGGTCCTTCTGGCCCGCTGAGGGGCGCGCGGGCCGTTTGAAATCGCAGCAGGGAGTTAGATCGCGATTCCTACCAGTTTGTTACACGCCTCTCCGTCGCCAAGGCTTCGGAGGGCATCCTGCTTCGCGCTGAGAGGAATTCGCCAGGCTTGTCCTGCGAAGCGCGCAGCGCGAAGCAGGATGGCGGAGAGAGCGTCTTTCGATTCCGTCCGTATCACATCGAAATAATTGATCTTTTTCAGCATTTGTTACACAGTTTGTTACACGACAAGCGTTACAAACCCTTCGCGGGGGACTAGAGCGCCGAAGGTCCATCCGAAGCTACTGGGCCAGCTTTCACCGCCTCCCGACGATGTCGCGCGTGCGCTGGCGCGGGAGGCGCGTTCAAAGGCGCAGATCGCCGGCGCGCACGCCGTCAATGCGCACGGCCTCTCGAGCGAGGTTCCCGCAAAGCGCCTTTATCTGACGGACCCCCGGATCGTGCTGGGCAAGCGCTTGATCGATCTGCGTCACGCTTCGCATAAGCATCTGATCGCACCGGGCAGTCCTGGCGGCACCGTTGTCCAGCACTTCGCTACGTCGGGCCGGTGCGCGCCTCCGATGTGGCCCAGCTCGCCGTGCGGCGGCTGTCGGCGCGACAAAAGGCTACTCGCGTCCAACGCGGTTCAGGCTCCGGCCTGGATGAGTCCCACGCCGCGAACCTGATGCGCCAGTTTAAGCGCTACGCCTTCAAGGATTGATCCCGTCACAAATGTTGATGCATCACGCGTCGGCCTGGTGCACCTCGGCGTCAAAGATCAATCGGCATCGACACGAAGACCGAAAGATCAATGATTTAGGATTTCACCGGGTCCTTCCTCGGCCGTGCCAGGGGTGGGACAAAAAGCATATTTTCACTATGCGTCACGAATACAAACCATCGCTTTCGTTGATGGTTCTGAATTCCGCAGTTCAACCCATCCTGCGGAATCCTTCTAGCGGATCAAACGGTTGTCTACCAGCGGGGGCGGACCCACTTCGGCGGCGGCCGCCAGATTAGAGTCTTGCAGGTGCGCATATCGAACTCGCTGCTGCGAGGAACCCGCAGAGGGTAGGTCCGTTTCCTTGCCAGGAAACCAAGTCCCTATTGGGAGGCGTACATGTCTATACGAATGGCCATCGCATCGGCGTCCATCTTGGCGTTCGCTTCGCCGGCTTTTGCCGACTGCGGACAGGAGTTGAAAGCACTCGAGCCTAACGTCACCACTGCCGAAACGGGCGCAGTCTCTAACAAGTCGGGTATTCCGGCGACCAAGCACCAAGCGGAGGTCTTGGGCGGCAAGCAGCAGGGCGGCAACACTGAGGTTACGGGATCGACGGCGGGAGCTGTGAAGCCGGCCACACCTCATCAGGAGCAAGTGACTGGCGCCCGCAGCGGCCAAAGCGCCGAACATCCCAGCCAACTGATGGCTGAAGCCCGCAAGATGTCCCAGGCCGGAGACGAGCAAGGGTGCATGAAGAAACTGGCAGAACTCAAGAACGCTCTTGGCGTCAAGTGACTGCCGATCCGATCAGGATAGGTGGTCTCTAATTCGCCACGTGCCGCAGACGGAGTGAATGCAGGGCTCGCTGCCTGGTGACGCGCTCATATGACTCTTCAAATTTGCGCGAAGCGCGAAGCAGGCTGGCGGAGAGAGCGGGATTCGAACCCGCGTTACGGTTTCCCGTAAACACACTTTCCAGGCGTGCGCCTTCAACCACTCGGCCACCTCTCCGTCCTTGCATCTCGCGCTGGCCGGTTTCGCCGCGCGGGTTGGGGAGATGCGCCTCCCTTGGGAAGTCCTCAAGCGACTATTTGGGGTGCCTTCAACCGGCGGACAACCCCTTTCCCGGCACCTCTAGCCGTCTAGGCAAAACAGGCGCGGGGCTCATCTAGTCGATCCCAAAGCGAATGCCAAGCCATAATGGCGTTGCAAAGCTTTTTGTCGCGCATGGTCCGAGGGCCGCATGCGTGAAAGCGTGCCGCGCGTTGCAATGCCGTGCAACGGCTGGCCCGCAAGGCGGTCCGCGTGTAAGCGCAGCTTCGGACGGTTTCAAAGGCGTCGGAGGCCAATGACCTTATCCGCGGCAAACGATCGCCGAAATCAGAGAGGCAGCTATGGTGGCGGGGAACGCCTTGTCGTGAACGCGCGCATCGATATTGAGCCCGATCAAACCCTTTGCGGCCGTTGCCTTACTATGGTGTGCTGGTTCGGGGACAAGGTGGATGCGCATAGCGATCCTGTCTGACATTCATGCCAACCGCGAGGCCTTCGACGCGGTCCTGGACACCGTCCGCAAGCAGCCGCCGGACCAGCTGGTCCTGCTTGGCGATCTGGTCGGCTATGGGCCCGACCCCGTCTATGTCGTCGAGAAAGCCGCCGCTCTGGTCGAGGACGGCGCAGTCTGCATCATGGGCAACCACGACGAAGCGGTGGTGGTTGGCCGGACCGACATGACCGAACATGCGCGGGCAGCCGTCGAGTGGACCCGCGAGCGCCTCGCCCGGCAGCACTTGGATTTCCTGGCGCGGCTGCCGCTTTCGTTCCGGTCCGAGGACCGGTTCTATGTTCACGCCAGCGCGGAGCGGCCGGAAAAATGGTTGTATATACGCGACGCCGACGCGGCGGAACGTT
The window above is part of the Mesorhizobium sp. WSM4904 genome. Proteins encoded here:
- a CDS encoding bifunctional acetate--CoA ligase family protein/GNAT family N-acetyltransferase — protein: MTIRNLEYAVSPKSVAVVGATERAGSVGRVVFSNIVSGGFEGEIWPLNPKHAQVAGHRCYAKVADLPGIPDLAVIVTPPDTVPGMVRELAEKGTRAAVVITAGLNRENGLRQAMLDATKPSLMRIIGPNTVGLMIPPAKLNASFAHMAARSGNIALVSQSGAIATSLIDWAAENNVGFSRIISLGDMADVDVGDCLDMLAGDFHTRAIVMYLETIPNPRKFMSAARAAARLKPVIAIKPGRHEQAARAAATHTGALSGADRVVDAALRRAGVLRVNDLAELFDAAETVARYSPLERARVGIVTNGGGAGVLAVDKLVGRGGELATLSPSTIERLNRMLPPTWSHANPIDIVGDAAPERYGAALEALAADPETDVIMVMNCPTGLGSSPDAARKVAELGDEGEVGGKPLLACWLGEHTARQGRDILTEAGIASFETPEDTAIAASYLSEWSRAQRALLRTPSSQDEGQVAGKASVHAIFRQVASEGRRMLTEPEAKAAIAAYGIPVPRTIVAGSVPEAAQAAGQLLESSASVVVKLLSKAVSHKSDVGGVVLDITSAAEAGEAARSIEIRLSAQAPGTKADGYTVQTMVVRKHAQELILGMNLDPMFGPIILFGAGGTAVEVLNDTAIALPPLDDVLAGDVIDATRIGRLLAGYRDRKPADRAAIIAALNGLSQMIVDFPCLVSLDINPLLADSEGVIALDARIEIDPRRMDEPAPNPALAIRPYPSGWSRDLLSDGMSFHVRPIMPADVALYPAFLAKISPDDLRLRFLSPRRNFPDQMLKRLTQLDYDRDIAFVALEKDTGALAGVGRLSCDPDHRTGEYALLVRSDLQGHGLGWDLLKQVIDYAKAEGVSRIEGMILNENRKMLTMCREFGFSLAHHPSEAGLSVATLELG
- a CDS encoding DUF302 domain-containing protein, yielding MSYYLGKSLEMPFVAAIEHVTKKLAGKGFGILTRIDVQHTMKVKLGVDFKPYMILGACNPHFAWRALQAEDKIGAMLPCNVIVTETAPGRVEVAAIDPMAAMGAIDNPQLAATARDVRLLLQEMIGEL
- a CDS encoding bifunctional aminoglycoside phosphotransferase/ATP-binding protein — translated: MIAENQDVVVEMLKDPAAYGEVGPVEAIETHISRIFLVARRAFKLKRAVELPYVDFSTPELRLAACEKEVELNSRTAPGLYLGVHRITREGDRLALDGPGDLVDAVIEMVRFDQSKLLDRMAGAGELTPALMTNVARMIARYHRSAEEIHAGSGSANIGGVLDINSAGFATSHVFDGREIETLDAAFRTALARHAGLLDRRETAGRVRRCHGDLHLRNICLFEGEPRLFDCIEFNDRIATVDVLYDLAFLLMDLWHRGFPQFANLVMNRYLDDADDEDGFILLPFFMAVRAAVRAHVTATQVEEGSSDSAKLTAEARSYFELARALLAEAPPRLVAIGGLSGSGKTTVAEALAAHIGAPPGARIVESDRIRKAMHGVAAETRLPDKAYRPGVSERVYRQIGWRAELILVEGGSVVADAVFDKPEDRDRIERAASEANAPFAGFWLSADPAVLWHRVSERKGGPSDATVDILSRQLQRDAGPLTWRKIEADRKIAEITAEVAAFVEGAPSSPVSLRKTGS
- a CDS encoding universal stress protein, whose translation is MPFKTLLTVTGPDHGDGDVRLAAGLCEEINAHLSVLVLVMAAPPSGGEYAAVVSPAWLAEREAEMETLERRSSAVSKMLLESLVSADLSSDYPEQSWADEVIGRRARYADLTVVGPEMLAGHLLKEKVIAGGLFSSGRPVLLVPEAARATLKPKRVLVAWDASLEASRAVRESLDILARADEVRIAMIDPVEDERHHGAEPGADVAAYLARHGVKVTVDRLPSSNHSIAGVLRQHAVDTGAELMVMGAYGHSRLRERIFGGVTKSMIEEP
- a CDS encoding metallophosphoesterase, which codes for MRIAILSDIHANREAFDAVLDTVRKQPPDQLVLLGDLVGYGPDPVYVVEKAAALVEDGAVCIMGNHDEAVVVGRTDMTEHARAAVEWTRERLARQHLDFLARLPLSFRSEDRFYVHASAERPEKWLYIRDADAAERCLSSSDARFIFCGHTHVPAIYYALPGTRPIHFSPLSNVAAPLSELRRHLIVVGAVGQPRDRNPAACFALLDTKWREVTMVRVPYDHEETARKVQASGLPAWLGMRLKIGR
- a CDS encoding heavy metal translocating P-type ATPase; the protein is MAAAMNESVLRRALLMIAVLGLAVGLGVWRSGFDFVPHDAIWTAATLPVVVTLAISILRDFWIGRIGVDAIALVSMSAALLLGQPLAAIVIAIMYAGGTVLEDLARGRAERNLKALTDRAPRVAHRKSARGTETVPIDQVAVGDELLVRAGELLPVDGILIDASARLDESTVTGEPLPGRRSAGDTLRSGTVNAGEAFVMRASAIADRSTYAAIVRMVAAAQTAKAPFIRLADRFALLLLPVTLLVAGFAWRLSDDPIRALAVLVVATPCPLILAAPVAFIGGVSRAARAGILMKGSTALEALAQIRTAIFDKTGTLTLGGAELIEIDVAPGQDAAELLRLLASLEQASHHVLADSIVRIARRGNLALSQPRDVREHRGEGLRGRVDLMSIAAGSRSLVLGDEPLPRWAESGEERHRDAQVLRAFLALDGELAGIFTFGDAIREDARDTLCGLRSGGVARIVMLTGDDGSAAEKISASLDLDAVIADATPADKVATVEAEKTIAPTMMVGDGINDAPALAAATVGIAMGARGGTASSEAADVVVLTERLQPVAEALRIARHTRRIALQSIIVGLALSGAAMVAAAMGHMTPVAGALLQEGIDVAVILNALRALGDGRSVGIRGKRSQSHVTGKSGGLHQMRHDQPPAFHPKR
- a CDS encoding c-type cytochrome is translated as MRFWTTMGLLALTLSAAAAQEMSNGEQEYLNSCAVCHGVDGKGDGPMADVLRKRPADLTTLTRRNGGEFPYWRVYSTIDGRGLVPEHGERDMPVWGNQFLPDDVKRYGPYGGEAVTTERIHNLAGYVQTLQRQ